The following proteins come from a genomic window of Kocuria palustris:
- the clpS gene encoding ATP-dependent Clp protease adapter ClpS: MELSTRTRTPLTSLGPDLDERPEVDTAQRTALEIPWHVVVWDDPVNLMSWVTWVFRTHFGFSQAKSHALMLEVHERGRAIVAEGTLEEAERHVAALHGYGLMATYERAGGGQDADGVRS; this comes from the coding sequence ATGGAGCTCAGCACGAGAACCCGCACGCCTCTGACCAGCCTCGGACCGGATCTGGACGAGCGCCCGGAGGTCGACACCGCCCAGCGCACCGCCCTGGAGATCCCGTGGCACGTGGTGGTCTGGGACGATCCCGTGAATCTCATGTCGTGGGTGACCTGGGTCTTCCGCACGCACTTCGGCTTCTCGCAGGCCAAGTCCCACGCGCTGATGCTCGAGGTCCACGAGCGGGGCCGGGCGATCGTGGCCGAGGGCACTCTGGAGGAGGCCGAGCGCCATGTCGCCGCCCTGCACGGCTATGGCCTGATGGCCACCTACGAGCGCGCAGGCGGAGGCCAGGACGCGGATGGGGTGCGCAGCTGA